CTTCTCGCAATGGAAACCACGGCGATTGTTCATTGATCAACTGCTCAGCCTCATGCCCGGCATTCTTGGCGAAGCTCGATTGAATAGCGCCGGGCTGTACTTCCATCACGCGAATGCCGAACGGCGCCAGCTCCATGCGCAAGGCATCGCTCAACGCATGCACTGCCGCTTTCGAGGCGCAATAGGCACCGGCGAACGGTGTGACCAATACGCCGGAAACACTACCAATGTTCACGACCAAGCCCTTGGCCCGGCGCAACACCGGGAACAGCGCGCGGGTCACGCCGACAATCGAGAACACGTTGGTTTCGAACTGGCGCTGCATGGCTGACACGCCGCCGTCGAGCAGCGGGCCCATGGCGCCATACCCGGCGTTGTTGATCAGCACGTCGAGGCCGCCGTGTTGCTGGTTGATCCGCTCGGCGAGTTGTTCCAGCGCCGCGTTGTCATTGACGTCGAGTTGCACGGCGGTGAACCCGGCTGCCGCCAGCAATGCGACATCTTCAGGCTTGCGCGCACTGGCCCAGACGTCATAACCGGCAGTTTTGAATGCATCGGCGAGGGCGCGGCCGATGCCGCTGGAACAACCGGTGATCAACGCAACGGGCATGGCGCATTCCTTGTGCAAAAAAGTGGGGAAGGGGATCAGTCGGAGAAACTACCCTGCAATCGCTCGGCGCGAAACTCCAGAGTTTG
The sequence above is drawn from the Pseudomonas sp. FP2196 genome and encodes:
- a CDS encoding SDR family oxidoreductase, with translation MPVALITGCSSGIGRALADAFKTAGYDVWASARKPEDVALLAAAGFTAVQLDVNDNAALEQLAERINQQHGGLDVLINNAGYGAMGPLLDGGVSAMQRQFETNVFSIVGVTRALFPVLRRAKGLVVNIGSVSGVLVTPFAGAYCASKAAVHALSDALRMELAPFGIRVMEVQPGAIQSSFAKNAGHEAEQLINEQSPWFPLREGIRARAKASQDKPTPASEFAAALLRAVQQNKPPRLIRIGNGSRALPLLAALLPKGLLESTLMKRFGLRGQL